From a single Fusobacterium ulcerans ATCC 49185 genomic region:
- the dhaM gene encoding dihydroxyacetone kinase phosphoryl donor subunit DhaM: protein MVGMVIVSHSKKLAHEIIELCNEMKKYDFPVINGSGTTGNHLGSDPMIIKEAIESAYSEDGVLIFGDIGSSILNSEMAMEFLDAEYDRAKIKIADAPIVEGTLIAMAINDGKTSLEEILEELKDLKEFNKV, encoded by the coding sequence GTGGTAGGGATGGTAATTGTATCTCATAGTAAAAAGCTTGCTCATGAAATAATTGAATTATGTAATGAAATGAAAAAATATGATTTTCCTGTTATAAATGGAAGTGGGACAACAGGAAATCATCTAGGTTCAGATCCTATGATTATAAAAGAAGCTATTGAAAGTGCTTATTCAGAAGATGGAGTTTTAATATTTGGAGATATAGGGAGTTCAATTTTAAATAGTGAGATGGCTATGGAATTTTTGGATGCAGAATATGACAGAGCCAAAATAAAGATAGCTGATGCACCAATAGTAGAGGGCACTCTTATAGCAATGGCCATAAATGATGGAAAAACTTCTTTAGAAGAAATATTGGAAGAATTAAAAGATTTGAAGGAATTTAATAAAGTATAA
- the dhaL gene encoding dihydroxyacetone kinase subunit DhaL — protein MELLRIIKKVSEKIIENKDYLTELDREIGDGDHGVNLARGFEKVEKELSSMEAIQPFEVFNKIAMLLISNVGGASGALYGTALMKGAAYLKTKEEITPEIIAETWNEMIKGIEMRGKAVLGEKTMLDTQIPAYEAFKIKADTGANIRECFEFAELKAKSGMESTKDIAATKGRASYLGERSIGHLDPGAVSSYLIIKTVNDELKG, from the coding sequence ATGGAATTATTAAGAATAATAAAAAAAGTAAGTGAAAAAATAATAGAAAATAAAGATTATCTTACAGAGTTGGATAGGGAAATAGGAGATGGAGATCATGGTGTAAACCTAGCCAGAGGATTTGAAAAAGTAGAAAAAGAACTTTCTAGTATGGAAGCTATACAGCCTTTTGAAGTATTTAATAAGATAGCAATGCTGTTGATATCTAATGTAGGAGGAGCATCAGGAGCACTCTATGGAACTGCTCTGATGAAAGGAGCAGCTTACCTTAAAACTAAAGAAGAAATAACTCCAGAAATAATAGCTGAAACATGGAATGAAATGATAAAGGGGATAGAAATGAGAGGAAAGGCTGTATTAGGAGAAAAAACTATGCTGGACACTCAAATCCCTGCCTATGAAGCCTTTAAAATAAAAGCTGATACTGGAGCAAATATTAGAGAATGTTTTGAATTTGCAGAACTTAAAGCAAAGTCTGGAATGGAGTCTACAAAAGACATAGCAGCTACAAAAGGAAGAGCAAGCTATCTGGGAGAAAGAAGTATAGGACATCTTGATCCAGGAGCTGTCTCATCATATTTGATTATAAAAACTGTAAATGATGAATTGAAAGGATAG
- the dhaK gene encoding dihydroxyacetone kinase subunit DhaK produces the protein MKKMINKPENIVEEMVSGMLKAYPEYLKKVEDLPVIVRKDKKMGKVALISGGGSGHEPSHAGFVGYGMLDGAVAGEVFTSPSADKVYEAVKAVNSGAGVLLIIKNYSGDVMNFEMAAEMAAMEEIEVKKIVVDDDIAVENSTYTVGRRGIAGTVLVHKMVGAAAEKGYSLEELEKLGNKVIGRTKTLGMALEPCMVPTTGKVSFELADDEVEIGLGIHGEPGTHREKIQPADVHVDHILEKIFKESDLKENDEVAVLVNGLGETTLMELFIINNRVSQVLEEKNIKIADTIVGNYMTSLDMGGFSITLTKLDKEMKELLKDKADTPAFKRF, from the coding sequence ATGAAAAAAATGATTAACAAACCAGAGAACATTGTAGAAGAAATGGTTAGTGGAATGCTTAAAGCTTATCCAGAGTATCTAAAAAAAGTAGAAGATTTACCAGTTATAGTAAGAAAAGATAAGAAAATGGGGAAAGTAGCTTTAATTAGTGGCGGAGGAAGTGGACATGAACCTTCACATGCTGGATTTGTTGGTTATGGAATGCTGGATGGTGCAGTGGCAGGAGAAGTATTTACATCACCTAGTGCTGATAAAGTCTATGAGGCAGTAAAAGCTGTAAATAGTGGAGCTGGAGTTCTATTGATAATAAAGAATTACAGTGGAGATGTAATGAATTTTGAAATGGCAGCTGAAATGGCTGCAATGGAAGAAATAGAAGTGAAAAAGATAGTGGTTGATGATGATATTGCTGTAGAAAATAGTACATATACTGTTGGAAGAAGAGGAATAGCTGGAACAGTTTTAGTACATAAAATGGTAGGAGCAGCAGCTGAAAAGGGATACTCTTTAGAAGAACTTGAAAAACTGGGAAATAAGGTTATTGGAAGAACCAAAACGTTAGGAATGGCATTAGAACCATGTATGGTACCAACTACAGGAAAGGTAAGTTTTGAGTTAGCAGATGATGAGGTGGAAATTGGACTTGGAATTCATGGGGAGCCAGGAACACATAGAGAAAAGATTCAACCAGCTGATGTACATGTAGACCATATTTTAGAAAAAATATTTAAAGAATCAGATTTAAAAGAAAATGATGAGGTTGCTGTATTAGTAAATGGATTGGGAGAAACTACTTTAATGGAGCTTTTTATAATTAATAATAGAGTATCTCAAGTCTTAGAAGAAAAAAATATTAAAATTGCTGATACAATTGTTGGTAATTATATGACATCTTTAGATATGGGTGGATTTTCAATCACTTTAACGAAATTAGATAAAGAAATGAAAGAACTTTTAAAAGATAAGGCAGATACTCCAGCATTTAAAAGATTTTAG
- a CDS encoding sulfite exporter TauE/SafE family protein, with amino-acid sequence MLEELLTSQFIILACLCFIGAFIDSVAGGGGLISLPAYLASGLPPHIALGTNKLSSFFSGVGSSVNYARSGKVNWNLMKKLAPFSFVGAFIGVKLIIGTKPQYINYIVFTALIVVLAYTLTNKKMGHESTFTDLNKSNITKGMIMALIIGFYNGFLGPGTGSFLVFFLMKIYGYDFVEANGDSKILNLVGNFTSLLVFGISGKVYFLYGIPISIIMLLGAQCGSRCAISKGSKFIKPVFLIVTTVTALKMLKEMF; translated from the coding sequence ATGTTGGAAGAACTTTTAACCAGTCAATTTATTATTTTGGCCTGTTTATGCTTTATAGGAGCATTTATTGATTCTGTAGCAGGAGGTGGAGGATTGATTTCACTGCCAGCTTATTTAGCATCTGGACTACCACCTCATATTGCATTGGGAACAAATAAATTATCAAGTTTTTTTTCTGGAGTAGGAAGCAGTGTAAACTATGCAAGGTCAGGAAAAGTCAACTGGAATCTTATGAAAAAACTAGCTCCATTTTCTTTTGTAGGAGCATTTATTGGAGTAAAACTTATAATAGGAACAAAACCACAATATATTAATTATATAGTATTTACTGCTTTGATAGTGGTACTTGCATATACACTGACTAATAAAAAGATGGGTCATGAAAGTACATTTACAGATTTGAATAAATCAAATATTACCAAAGGAATGATAATGGCTTTAATCATAGGATTCTATAATGGATTTTTAGGCCCTGGAACAGGTTCATTTCTAGTATTTTTTCTGATGAAAATATATGGATACGATTTTGTAGAAGCTAATGGAGATTCTAAAATTTTAAATTTAGTTGGAAATTTTACAAGTCTTTTAGTATTTGGAATCAGTGGAAAAGTATATTTTCTTTATGGTATACCTATTTCAATAATAATGCTGCTGGGAGCTCAATGTGGTTCAAGATGTGCAATAAGTAAGGGAAGCAAATTTATAAAGCCTGTATTTCTTATTGTAACCACAGTAACTGCTTTAAAAATGTTAAAGGAAATGTTTTAA
- a CDS encoding RidA family protein codes for MKKIIHTEKAPAALGPYSQAIEVNGTLYVSGQIPFVPETMTLVSDCVKAQTKQSLENIKAILEAAGYTFKDVVRAGVFIKDMNDFAAVNEVYAEYLGDVKPARACVEVARLPKDVKVEIEVIAVK; via the coding sequence ATGAAAAAAATAATTCACACTGAAAAAGCACCTGCTGCTTTAGGACCATACTCACAAGCTATTGAAGTTAATGGAACTCTTTATGTATCTGGACAAATTCCATTTGTTCCTGAAACAATGACTCTAGTTTCTGACTGTGTAAAAGCTCAAACTAAACAATCTCTAGAAAATATTAAAGCTATACTTGAAGCTGCTGGATATACTTTTAAAGATGTAGTAAGAGCTGGAGTATTTATTAAAGATATGAATGATTTCGCAGCTGTAAATGAAGTTTATGCTGAATATCTTGGAGATGTAAAACCTGCAAGAGCATGTGTAGAAGTTGCTAGACTTCCAAAAGATGTAAAAGTTGAAATAGAAGTTATTGCTGTAAAATAG